One genomic window of Halolamina sediminis includes the following:
- a CDS encoding hint domain-containing protein yields the protein MAQTGNQELTERFIQFYRNYYREEVGRLAQEYPNERRSLYVDYNDLFTFDRDLAEDYLAKPEQMQEYAEEALRLYDLPADVSLGQAHVRLRALPSEQTVDIRDLRVQDDHIGSMIAVQGIVRKATDVRPKVTEAAFECQRCGTMSYIPQSDGGFQEPHECQGCERQGPFSVNHDQSEFVDSQKLRVQESPEGLRGGETPQSIDVDVEDDITGNVTAGDHVTVTGVLHIEQVTQGQEKTALFDLYMDGVTIEIEDEEFEDMDITDEDIAEIVELSNDPEIYEKMVGSIAPAIYGYDEEKLAMVLQLFSGVTKHLPDGSRIRGDLHLLLIGDPGTGKCLKGDTKATLSDGRERPIRELVEENLDDPKPVDDGVWDEVDFEVPSMQSDGRIEQQRATKVWKREAPEKLYRISTASGRELEVTPSHPLFVPGGRGPSAVRAAELETGQFVATVQEGQSALTDGGTATVGTRSTGPSTVEDIDWDRIESIEPVEPEDDWVYDLEVEGTHNYLSNGVVSHNSQMISYVEQVAPRSVYTSGKGSSAAGLTAAAVRDDFGDGQQWTLEAGALVLADKGIAAIDELDKMDSGDRSAMHEGLEQQKISVSKAGINATLKSRCSLLGAANPKYGRFDQYEPIGEQIDLEPALISRFDLIFTVTDQPDPEHDSRLAEHILKTNYAGELHTQREENPNSEFTEEQVENVTEEVAPDIDAELLRKYIAYAKRNVYPTMSDEAKDAIEEFYVDLRSKGADEDAPVPVTARKLEALVRLAEASARVRLSDTVEEQDADKVIEIVRDSLEDIGVDPETGEFDADVIETGTSKSQRDRIKSVKALIGDIEEEYDEGAPIEEVLDRAGEVGMDEDKAEKEIESLRKKGELYEPVQGHLRTT from the coding sequence ATGGCTCAGACGGGGAACCAGGAACTCACGGAGCGGTTCATCCAGTTCTACCGGAACTACTACCGGGAGGAGGTGGGGCGGCTCGCACAGGAGTACCCCAACGAGCGCCGCTCGCTCTACGTCGACTACAACGACCTGTTCACGTTCGATCGCGATCTGGCGGAGGACTACCTCGCCAAGCCCGAACAGATGCAGGAGTACGCCGAGGAGGCGCTCCGGCTGTACGACCTGCCCGCGGACGTGAGCCTCGGGCAGGCCCACGTCCGCCTGCGCGCGCTCCCGTCTGAGCAGACCGTCGACATCCGCGATCTGCGGGTGCAGGACGACCACATCGGCTCGATGATCGCCGTCCAGGGGATCGTCCGCAAGGCGACCGACGTGCGGCCGAAAGTGACCGAGGCCGCCTTCGAGTGTCAGCGCTGCGGGACGATGAGCTACATCCCCCAGAGCGACGGCGGCTTTCAGGAGCCCCACGAGTGTCAGGGCTGTGAGCGACAGGGCCCGTTCTCGGTCAACCACGACCAGTCGGAGTTCGTCGACTCCCAGAAGCTCCGGGTCCAGGAGAGCCCCGAGGGGCTGCGCGGCGGCGAGACCCCCCAGAGCATCGACGTCGACGTCGAGGACGACATCACCGGGAACGTGACTGCGGGGGATCACGTGACCGTGACAGGCGTCCTCCACATCGAACAGGTCACGCAGGGCCAGGAGAAGACCGCCCTGTTCGACCTCTACATGGACGGGGTGACGATCGAGATCGAGGACGAGGAGTTCGAGGACATGGACATCACCGACGAGGACATCGCCGAGATCGTCGAACTCTCCAACGACCCCGAGATCTACGAGAAGATGGTCGGCTCCATCGCGCCGGCGATCTACGGCTACGACGAGGAGAAGCTCGCGATGGTGCTCCAGCTGTTCTCCGGCGTGACGAAGCATCTGCCGGACGGCTCGCGGATTCGCGGAGACCTGCACTTGCTGCTGATAGGCGATCCGGGTACCGGGAAGTGCCTCAAAGGTGACACAAAAGCGACACTATCTGATGGGCGCGAGCGGCCGATCCGTGAACTCGTCGAGGAGAACCTCGACGACCCCAAACCCGTCGACGATGGCGTCTGGGACGAGGTCGATTTCGAGGTACCGTCGATGCAGTCGGACGGACGTATCGAACAACAGCGTGCGACGAAAGTCTGGAAGCGTGAGGCGCCCGAGAAGCTCTACCGGATCAGTACTGCGAGCGGGCGTGAACTGGAAGTCACACCGTCACATCCGCTGTTCGTCCCCGGTGGCCGAGGTCCAAGCGCGGTTCGAGCAGCCGAACTGGAGACGGGACAGTTCGTCGCAACAGTCCAAGAGGGCCAGTCAGCACTGACCGACGGTGGTACGGCCACAGTTGGGACGCGATCCACGGGCCCGTCGACTGTCGAGGACATCGACTGGGACCGTATCGAGTCCATCGAGCCCGTCGAGCCCGAAGACGACTGGGTGTACGATCTGGAGGTCGAAGGGACCCACAACTACCTCTCGAACGGTGTCGTCTCGCACAACTCCCAGATGATCTCCTACGTCGAACAGGTCGCCCCCCGCTCCGTCTACACCTCAGGCAAAGGATCGTCCGCTGCGGGCCTTACTGCGGCGGCTGTGAGGGACGACTTCGGCGACGGCCAGCAGTGGACGCTCGAAGCCGGCGCGCTCGTGCTCGCGGACAAGGGGATCGCCGCCATCGACGAGCTGGACAAGATGGATTCGGGGGACCGCTCGGCGATGCACGAGGGGCTCGAACAGCAGAAGATCTCCGTCTCCAAGGCGGGCATCAACGCGACACTCAAGAGCCGGTGTTCGCTACTCGGCGCCGCGAACCCGAAGTACGGCCGGTTCGACCAGTACGAGCCCATCGGCGAGCAGATCGACCTCGAGCCGGCGCTGATCTCGCGGTTCGACCTGATCTTTACCGTCACCGACCAGCCCGACCCCGAGCACGACAGCCGGCTGGCCGAGCACATCCTCAAGACGAACTACGCGGGGGAGCTCCACACCCAGCGCGAGGAGAACCCCAACTCGGAGTTCACCGAGGAGCAGGTCGAGAACGTCACCGAGGAGGTGGCGCCGGACATCGACGCCGAGCTCCTGCGGAAGTACATCGCCTACGCCAAGCGCAACGTCTACCCGACGATGTCCGACGAGGCCAAAGACGCGATCGAGGAGTTCTACGTCGACCTGCGCTCGAAGGGCGCCGACGAGGACGCCCCCGTCCCCGTCACCGCCCGGAAGCTGGAGGCACTGGTTCGGCTCGCTGAGGCCTCCGCGCGGGTCCGGCTCTCGGACACCGTCGAGGAGCAGGACGCGGACAAGGTGATCGAGATCGTCCGGGACAGCCTGGAGGATATCGGCGTCGATCCCGAGACCGGCGAGTTCGACGCCGAC